A section of the Heliangelus exortis chromosome 27, bHelExo1.hap1, whole genome shotgun sequence genome encodes:
- the ITGA10 gene encoding integrin alpha-10, producing the protein MALPALGYARVTFLSVTHLLADNATCTLQPPPEQPRVVPVHPEDLLKVDRLDCSNSWCQELSCHLGPLERGGGVSIHLLRTIHEEFFRRAKFRSLRVVTTVGLEVPGSSVVVLEEGAHGRELVLEILQAKRVPISLWILVGSVLGGLLLLALIIFCLWKLGFFTRKKLPEEEEEEKPEQ; encoded by the exons AtggccctgccagccctgggctACGCCCGTGTCACCTTCCTCTCTGTCACCCACCTCCTGGCTGACAAC gCCACCTGCACCCTACAGCCCCCCCCTGAGCAACCCCGGGTGGTCCCAGTGCACCCTGAGGACCTCCTGAAGGTGGACAGGCTG gaCTGCAGCAACTCCTGGtgccaggagctgagctgccacTTGGGGCCATTGGAGAGGGGGGGTGGGGTCTCCATCCACCTCCTCCGGACCATCCATGAGGAATTCTTCCGGAGG GCCAAATTCCGGAGCCTCCGTGTGGTGACCACGGTGGGGTTGGAGGTGCCAGGGAGCAGCgtggtggtgctggaggagggggctcacgggagggag ctggttCTGGAGATCCTGCAGGCCAAGCGGGTGCCCATCTCCCTCTGGATCCTGGTGGGCAGCGTCCTGGGGGGGCTCCTCCTCTTGGCCCTCATCATCTTCTGCTTGTggaag CTGGGATTCTTCACCCGCAAGAAGCTCCccgaggaggaagaggaggagaagccGGAGCAGTGA
- the RNF115 gene encoding LOW QUALITY PROTEIN: E3 ubiquitin-protein ligase RNF115 (The sequence of the model RefSeq protein was modified relative to this genomic sequence to represent the inferred CDS: deleted 1 base in 1 codon): MAEASAAAAVSQHRFFCHSCKGEVSPKLPEYTCPRCESGFIEEVTDDSSFLGGLEDNPSTQFAELWDHLDHTMFFPDFRPFLSSSSLDQDHRDNERGHQAHADLWGPTRPPRLPMTRRYRSRGSSRPDRSPAIEGIIQQIFAGFFANSAIPGSQHPLSWSGMLHSNPGDYAWGQSGLDAIVTQLLGQLENTGPPPADKEKISSLPTVTVTQEQVDTGLECPVCKEDYTLAEQVRQLPCNHFFHSNCIVPWLELHDTCPVCRKSLKGEDSTRTPPNPEAPPTTFTPPQSHLQDRWTF; the protein is encoded by the exons ATGGCGGAGGCCTCGGCGGCGGCCGCCGTGTCCCAGCACCGCTTCTTCTGCCACAGCTGCAAGGGGGAGGTCAGCCCCAAGCTGCCG GAATACACCTGCCCACGGTGTGAGTCGGGCTTCATTGAGGAGGTCACAGATGATTCCAG ttttctcGGTGGCCTCGAGGACAACCCCTCCACACAGTTTGCAGAG ctTTGGGACCACTTGGACCACACGATGTTCTTCCCAGATTTCAGAcctttcctgagcagcagctccctggatcaggaccacagggaCAACGAGAGGGGACACCAAGCCCACGCTGACCTCTGGGGACCCACCCGACCCCCCCGGTTGCCCATGACCCGGCGCTACCGGTCCCGGGGCAGCTCCCGCCCTGACAGGTCCCCTGCAATCGAGGG GATAATCCAGCAGATTTTTGCCGGGTTCTTTGCCAACTCAGCCATCCCTGGCTCTCAGCACCCCCTT TCCTG GAGTGGGATGCTGCACTCCAACCCTGGGGACTACGCCTGGGGACAGAGCGGCCTCGATGCTATTGTCACCCAG ctcctgggacagCTGGAGAACACGGGGCCTCCTCCTGCTGACAAGGAGAAgatttcctccctccccacggTGACAGTGACTCAGGAACAAGTTG ACACGGGGTTGGAGTGTCCTGTCTGCAAAGAGGATTACACCCTGGCTGAGCAGGTCCGGCAGTTGCCCTGCAAccattttttccacagcaaCTGCATCGTCCCCTGGTTGGAGCTG CACGACACCTGCCCTGTCTGCAGGAAGAGCCTGAAAGGGGAAGATTCCACCCGAACACCCCCAAACCCTGAAGCCCCCCCCACCACCTTCACCCCcccccagagccacctccaGGACCGATGGACTTTCTGA